Proteins found in one Streptococcus iniae genomic segment:
- a CDS encoding acyl carrier protein — MSVFEKVQEIIVEELGKEAEEVKMETTFDDLDADSLDVFQVISEIEDAFDIQIETEEGLNTVGDLVAYVEEKTK, encoded by the coding sequence ATGTCAGTATTTGAAAAAGTTCAAGAAATCATCGTTGAAGAATTAGGTAAAGAAGCAGAAGAAGTTAAAATGGAAACAACATTTGATGATCTTGATGCAGATTCTTTGGATGTTTTCCAAGTTATTTCAGAAATCGAAGATGCTTTTGATATTCAAATCGAAACTGAAGAAGGTTTAAACACAGTTGGCGACCTTGTTGCTTACGTTGAAGAAAAAACAAAATAA
- the fabF gene encoding beta-ketoacyl-ACP synthase II — protein sequence MTFNRVVVTGYGVTSPIGNTPKHFWSSLKNGKIGIGPISKFDTSEYAVKNAAEISDFPFDKYFVKKDLNRFDMYSLYAIYAGLEAVENAKLDTENIDSDRFGVIVATGIGGIQEIQDQMIRLHEKGPKRVKPMTLPKALPNMAAGNVAMKVNAHGICKSINTACASSNDAIGDAFHTIKFGLQDVMLVGGAEAAITKFAIAGFQSLTALSTTEDPKRSSIPFDKDRNGFIMGEGSGMLVLESLEHAKARGAHILAEIVGYGNTCDAYHMTSPHPEGLGAAKAIRLALKEAGITADVIDYVNAHGTSTPANEKGESQAIVSVLGKDVPVSSTKSFTGHLLGAAGAVEAIATIEAMQNSYIPMTAGTRELSDDIEANVIFGQGQAAEIHYAISNTFGFGGHNAVLAFKNWEE from the coding sequence ATGACATTTAATAGAGTTGTAGTAACGGGTTACGGAGTAACTTCTCCAATCGGAAATACACCAAAACACTTCTGGTCAAGCCTAAAAAATGGTAAAATTGGTATTGGACCTATTTCCAAGTTTGACACCAGTGAGTATGCCGTAAAAAACGCAGCAGAAATCAGTGATTTCCCCTTTGATAAGTATTTTGTTAAAAAGGATTTAAATCGTTTTGACATGTATTCTTTGTATGCTATTTATGCTGGTTTAGAAGCTGTTGAAAATGCCAAACTGGACACAGAAAATATTGATAGTGATCGTTTTGGTGTGATTGTTGCCACAGGTATTGGTGGTATTCAAGAAATTCAAGACCAAATGATCCGTCTCCATGAAAAGGGTCCTAAACGTGTGAAACCGATGACTTTGCCTAAGGCCTTGCCAAATATGGCGGCTGGAAATGTTGCCATGAAAGTAAATGCTCATGGTATTTGTAAGTCTATTAACACAGCTTGTGCGTCATCCAACGATGCTATTGGTGATGCTTTCCATACGATTAAATTTGGCTTGCAAGATGTCATGTTAGTTGGTGGTGCAGAAGCAGCCATTACAAAATTCGCCATTGCAGGTTTCCAAAGTTTGACAGCTCTTTCAACGACAGAAGATCCAAAACGTAGTTCTATTCCATTTGATAAAGATAGAAATGGTTTTATCATGGGTGAAGGCTCAGGGATGCTTGTTTTAGAAAGTTTAGAGCATGCCAAGGCACGCGGAGCTCATATTTTAGCTGAAATTGTTGGCTATGGAAACACTTGTGATGCTTACCATATGACTTCTCCACATCCAGAAGGATTAGGAGCAGCAAAAGCAATTCGTTTAGCTTTAAAAGAAGCAGGTATTACAGCTGATGTGATTGATTATGTCAATGCACATGGTACATCAACACCAGCTAATGAAAAAGGGGAAAGTCAGGCCATTGTTTCTGTTTTAGGAAAAGATGTGCCCGTTTCTTCAACGAAATCATTTACAGGACATTTATTAGGGGCAGCAGGAGCTGTTGAGGCTATTGCAACAATTGAAGCAATGCAAAACAGTTACATTCCGATGACGGCTGGAACAAGAGAATTATCAGACGATATCGAAGCAAATGTTATTTTTGGACAAGGACAAGCTGCAGAGATTCACTATGCCATTTCAAATACCTTTGGTTTTGGTGGACATAATGCAGTATTGGCCTTCAAAAATTGGGAGGAATAG
- the fabD gene encoding ACP S-malonyltransferase yields the protein MTKTAFLFAGQGAQKLGMASDLYQAYPQVRELFDQASQLLGYDLRQLIDEDEEKLNQTRYTQPAILTTSVAIYRLLKDSGIKADMVAGLSLGEYAALVASEAISFKDALLLVAKRGQFMEEAAPAGSGKMVAVLNTDAAIIEEACQEASQFGIVSPANYNTPGQIVIGGQVEAVNQALECLKAKGVKRLIPLNVSGPFHTALLQPASQNLAKELAKLRFKDFVCPLVGNTEADVMTKERIPELLTRQVMEPVRFYESITKLQELGCSQIVEIGPGKVLTGFIKKIDKNMQVTSIEDLHSLRLYLESSKK from the coding sequence ATGACAAAAACTGCATTTTTATTTGCTGGCCAAGGGGCACAAAAATTAGGAATGGCAAGTGATTTATACCAAGCCTATCCTCAAGTAAGAGAGCTTTTTGATCAAGCAAGCCAACTATTAGGTTATGATTTACGTCAATTGATTGATGAAGATGAAGAAAAACTGAATCAAACGCGCTACACACAACCAGCCATTCTAACGACTTCTGTAGCCATTTACAGGCTCTTAAAAGATTCTGGTATCAAAGCAGATATGGTTGCAGGTTTATCTCTTGGAGAGTATGCGGCTTTAGTTGCATCTGAGGCTATTTCCTTTAAAGATGCTCTTCTTTTGGTAGCAAAACGTGGGCAATTTATGGAAGAAGCTGCTCCAGCAGGATCTGGGAAAATGGTAGCTGTCTTAAACACTGATGCAGCAATCATTGAAGAAGCTTGTCAAGAAGCATCTCAGTTTGGTATTGTTTCACCAGCAAACTATAATACACCAGGTCAAATTGTGATTGGTGGACAAGTTGAAGCTGTTAATCAAGCACTTGAATGCTTAAAAGCAAAAGGTGTCAAACGCTTGATACCACTTAATGTATCAGGTCCCTTTCATACGGCACTTTTGCAGCCTGCTAGTCAAAATTTAGCTAAAGAGTTAGCTAAATTAAGGTTTAAAGACTTTGTGTGTCCACTTGTTGGCAATACAGAAGCAGATGTGATGACAAAAGAACGGATTCCAGAATTATTAACCCGCCAGGTTATGGAACCGGTCCGTTTTTATGAAAGTATCACTAAATTACAAGAATTAGGCTGCAGTCAAATTGTTGAAATTGGTCCTGGTAAGGTTTTAACAGGGTTTATTAAGAAAATCGATAAAAACATGCAGGTAACTTCAATCGAAGATTTACACTCACTTAGATTATATTTAGAAAGTAGTAAAAAATAG
- the fabZ gene encoding 3-hydroxyacyl-ACP dehydratase FabZ, producing MIDIKEIIEALPHRYPMLLVDRVLEVGEDSIVALKNVTINEPFFTGHFPKYPVMPGVLIMEALAQAAGVLELSKEENKGKLVFYAGMDKVKFKKQVVPGDQLVMTVKVVKRRGTIAVVDAIAEVDGQLAASGTLTFAIAAN from the coding sequence ATGATAGATATTAAAGAAATCATTGAAGCCCTTCCACATCGCTACCCCATGCTTTTGGTTGACCGAGTTCTTGAGGTTGGTGAAGATTCAATTGTGGCATTGAAAAATGTGACCATAAATGAACCTTTCTTTACAGGTCATTTTCCTAAATACCCTGTAATGCCAGGAGTTCTCATCATGGAGGCTCTAGCACAAGCAGCAGGTGTTTTAGAATTATCAAAAGAGGAAAATAAAGGGAAACTCGTTTTTTATGCAGGAATGGACAAGGTTAAATTTAAGAAGCAAGTTGTTCCTGGAGATCAGTTAGTGATGACTGTTAAAGTTGTTAAAAGACGAGGCACAATTGCTGTTGTTGATGCAATCGCTGAAGTAGATGGCCAATTAGCAGCTAGTGGAACACTAACATTTGCAATAGCTGCAAATTAA
- the accC gene encoding acetyl-CoA carboxylase biotin carboxylase subunit, translating into MFQKILIANRGEIAVRIIRAARELGIATVAVYSEADKDALHTVLADEAICIGPAKSKDSYLNMNSILSAAIVTGAQAIHPGFGFLSENAKFATMCEEMNLKFIGPSAQVMEKMGDKIRARQEMIAAGVPVIPGSDGEVFSAKEARLVANQIGYPIMLKASAGGGGKGIRKVSSENELEEAFASASNEALSAFGNGAMYVEKVIYPARHIEVQILADAFSHVIHLGERDCSLQRHNQKVLEESPSIAIGETLRQEMGAAAVRAAQTVSYENAGTIEFLLDESSGHFYFMEMNTRIQVEHPVTEFVTGIDIVKEQIKVAAGFELSINQEEIRLKGHAIECRINAENPKFNFAPSPGQITDLYLPCGGVGLRVDSAVYSGYTIPPYYDSMIAKVIVHGENRFDALMKMQRALYELEIEGIHTNVEFQLDLISDKRVIAGDYDTAFLMEKFLPDYTNK; encoded by the coding sequence ATGTTTCAAAAAATCCTAATCGCCAATCGTGGCGAAATTGCTGTGCGTATTATCCGAGCAGCTAGAGAGCTTGGGATTGCCACAGTAGCTGTTTATTCAGAAGCAGATAAAGATGCTCTGCACACGGTATTAGCTGATGAGGCAATTTGTATTGGACCTGCAAAATCCAAGGATTCTTATCTCAATATGAATTCTATTTTATCAGCAGCTATTGTAACCGGAGCACAAGCCATTCACCCTGGTTTTGGTTTTCTTAGTGAGAATGCCAAGTTTGCAACCATGTGTGAAGAAATGAATTTAAAATTTATTGGACCGTCAGCACAGGTCATGGAAAAGATGGGGGACAAAATTAGAGCCCGCCAAGAAATGATTGCAGCAGGTGTTCCAGTTATTCCAGGTTCAGATGGTGAAGTCTTCTCAGCAAAAGAAGCTCGCTTGGTTGCCAATCAGATCGGTTATCCAATCATGTTGAAAGCCTCTGCTGGAGGCGGTGGAAAAGGAATCCGAAAAGTATCATCAGAAAATGAGCTGGAAGAAGCCTTTGCCTCTGCTTCTAATGAAGCTTTGAGTGCTTTTGGTAATGGTGCCATGTACGTGGAAAAAGTTATCTATCCAGCAAGGCATATTGAAGTACAGATTTTAGCAGATGCCTTTTCACATGTTATTCACCTCGGTGAGAGAGATTGTTCTTTGCAACGTCATAATCAAAAAGTCTTAGAAGAAAGTCCTTCTATTGCAATTGGCGAAACCCTTCGTCAAGAAATGGGGGCAGCAGCTGTTCGTGCCGCCCAGACGGTTTCTTATGAGAATGCTGGTACTATCGAATTTTTATTGGATGAGTCAAGTGGTCATTTTTACTTTATGGAGATGAATACTCGGATTCAGGTTGAACATCCTGTCACAGAATTTGTCACAGGCATTGATATTGTTAAAGAGCAAATCAAAGTGGCTGCAGGGTTTGAACTTTCCATAAACCAAGAAGAAATTCGTTTAAAAGGTCATGCCATTGAGTGTCGTATTAATGCTGAAAATCCTAAGTTTAATTTTGCCCCAAGCCCAGGTCAAATCACAGATTTGTATTTGCCTTGTGGAGGAGTTGGTTTGCGTGTTGATTCGGCTGTCTACAGTGGCTATACCATTCCACCATATTATGACAGTATGATTGCTAAGGTTATTGTTCATGGTGAGAATCGTTTTGATGCCCTGATGAAGATGCAAAGAGCGCTCTATGAACTAGAAATTGAAGGCATTCACACGAATGTAGAATTTCAACTAGATTTAATCTCAGATAAACGCGTGATTGCTGGAGATTACGACACAGCATTCTTAATGGAAAAATTTTTACCAGACTATACTAATAAATAG
- the fabG gene encoding 3-oxoacyl-[acyl-carrier-protein] reductase, whose translation MDVKGKNVFITGSTRGIGLAIAKAFAKLGANIVLNGRKPIKEELLEEFSDYSGKVIAVSGDVSKAQDANEMVEKAIEALGSVDILVNNAGITNDKIVLRMTEEDFENVLKVNLTGAFNMTQSVLKPMMKKRQGAIINISSVVGMTGNVGQANYAASKAGLIGFTKSLAREVASRGICANIVAPGFIASDMTDVLTDKMQEAILNQIPLKRIGQAEEVARLVTFLASQDYITGQVVAIDGGVTMQ comes from the coding sequence ATGGATGTAAAAGGAAAAAACGTATTTATTACAGGTTCAACCCGTGGAATTGGCTTAGCCATTGCCAAAGCTTTTGCTAAATTGGGAGCAAATATTGTTTTAAATGGTCGTAAACCAATTAAAGAAGAGTTGCTAGAAGAGTTTTCAGATTATTCAGGGAAGGTCATTGCTGTTTCAGGAGACGTTTCAAAGGCTCAGGATGCTAATGAGATGGTTGAAAAAGCTATTGAAGCATTAGGAAGTGTTGATATTCTTGTAAATAATGCAGGTATCACCAATGATAAAATTGTTCTTCGTATGACAGAAGAGGATTTTGAGAATGTCCTAAAAGTTAATTTAACAGGTGCTTTTAACATGACACAATCAGTCTTAAAGCCGATGATGAAAAAACGCCAAGGTGCTATTATTAATATATCTAGTGTTGTTGGAATGACTGGAAATGTCGGTCAAGCCAACTATGCAGCCTCAAAAGCTGGTTTAATTGGATTTACCAAATCTTTAGCCCGTGAAGTAGCCAGTCGTGGGATTTGTGCTAATATTGTAGCACCTGGTTTTATTGCTTCTGATATGACCGATGTTTTAACAGACAAAATGCAAGAAGCTATCTTGAATCAGATTCCATTAAAACGCATTGGTCAAGCAGAGGAAGTGGCTCGTTTAGTTACTTTTCTTGCTAGTCAAGATTACATTACAGGACAAGTCGTCGCCATTGATGGTGGCGTAACCATGCAATAA
- the fabK gene encoding enoyl-[acyl-carrier-protein] reductase FabK — protein MKTRITELLNIDYPIFQGGMAWVADGDLAGAVSNAGGLGIIGGGNAPKEVVKANIDRVKSITSNPFGVNIMLLSPFADDIVDLVIEEGVKVVTTGAGNPGKYMDRLHEAGIIVIPVVPSVALAKRMEKLGVDAVITEGMEAGGHIGKLTTMTLVRQVVESVSIPVIAAGGIADGAGTAAAFMLGAEAVQVGTRFVVAKESNAHANFKEKILKAKDIDTVISAQVVGHPVRSIKNKLTSAYAKAEKEYLTDQKTAEDIEEMGAGSLRQAVVDGDVVNGSVMAGQIAGLIKKEESCKEIIEDLYYGASEIIAKEAARWAHVKR, from the coding sequence ATGAAAACACGTATTACAGAATTGCTTAATATTGACTATCCCATTTTTCAAGGAGGAATGGCATGGGTTGCTGATGGTGACCTTGCTGGAGCTGTTTCCAATGCTGGTGGCTTAGGTATTATAGGAGGAGGAAATGCCCCTAAAGAAGTTGTCAAAGCAAATATTGATCGGGTAAAGTCTATTACAAGTAATCCATTTGGTGTCAATATCATGCTTTTATCACCTTTTGCTGACGATATTGTTGATTTGGTCATTGAAGAAGGTGTTAAAGTTGTCACAACTGGGGCAGGAAATCCAGGGAAATACATGGATCGTCTTCACGAAGCCGGTATTATTGTCATTCCAGTTGTTCCAAGTGTAGCATTGGCTAAACGCATGGAAAAATTAGGGGTGGATGCTGTCATCACTGAAGGGATGGAAGCTGGTGGTCATATTGGTAAATTGACGACCATGACCTTGGTGCGCCAAGTTGTTGAAAGTGTGTCGATTCCAGTTATTGCTGCAGGAGGCATTGCTGATGGAGCAGGAACTGCAGCAGCTTTCATGTTAGGTGCAGAAGCTGTTCAAGTCGGTACACGCTTTGTTGTTGCTAAAGAATCAAATGCCCATGCTAATTTTAAAGAAAAAATCCTAAAAGCAAAGGACATTGATACAGTAATTTCTGCTCAAGTTGTAGGGCATCCTGTTCGGTCAATTAAAAACAAATTAACAAGTGCTTATGCTAAAGCTGAAAAAGAGTATTTGACAGATCAAAAAACTGCAGAAGACATTGAAGAAATGGGTGCTGGATCACTCAGACAAGCAGTAGTTGATGGGGACGTTGTTAATGGTTCCGTAATGGCTGGCCAAATTGCAGGGCTTATCAAAAAAGAAGAAAGCTGTAAAGAAATTATTGAAGATCTTTATTATGGGGCTTCTGAAATAATTGCCAAAGAAGCTGCGCGTTGGGCTCATGTGAAACGCTAA
- a CDS encoding beta-ketoacyl-ACP synthase III translates to MAYTKISQVAHYVPNQAVSNDDLAKIMDTSDEWIASRTGIKQRYLSLRENTSDLASQVATQLLEKSGLDASEIDFIILATISPDAMMPSTAAKVQGRIGAVNAFAFDLTAACSGFVFALAMADKLILSGQYQKGIVIGAETLSKHIDWSDRSTAVVFGDGAGGVLVEASSQQHFLAEVLKTDGSKGDSLVSGQRNLSSPFSEKQVSEPYLRMDGRAIFDFAVRDVSKSINALIESSSIAKENIDYMLLHQANRRILDKMARKIDMPREKFLENMMTYGNTSGASIPILLSEAVQNGQITLDGTQTILLSGFGGGLTWGSLMLKI, encoded by the coding sequence ATGGCTTACACAAAAATTAGTCAGGTAGCTCATTATGTGCCAAATCAAGCTGTCAGTAATGATGACTTGGCAAAAATAATGGATACTAGTGATGAATGGATTGCTTCTCGTACAGGAATTAAACAGAGGTATCTGTCCTTGAGAGAAAATACCAGTGATTTAGCCAGTCAAGTTGCTACACAATTGTTGGAAAAATCAGGGCTTGATGCCAGTGAGATTGATTTTATTATCTTAGCAACGATATCACCAGATGCTATGATGCCTTCTACAGCTGCAAAGGTTCAAGGTCGTATAGGAGCAGTCAATGCTTTTGCCTTTGACTTAACAGCAGCATGCAGTGGTTTTGTCTTTGCACTAGCAATGGCAGATAAATTGATTCTTTCTGGTCAATACCAAAAAGGGATTGTTATTGGAGCTGAAACACTCTCAAAACACATTGATTGGTCTGACCGTTCAACGGCAGTGGTCTTTGGAGATGGTGCAGGTGGTGTTTTGGTTGAAGCAAGTTCTCAGCAACACTTTTTAGCAGAAGTCTTAAAAACGGATGGCTCAAAAGGAGACAGCTTGGTGTCTGGTCAACGGAATCTATCCTCACCTTTTTCAGAGAAACAGGTTTCAGAACCTTATTTGCGAATGGATGGTCGTGCTATTTTTGACTTTGCGGTTCGTGATGTGTCAAAAAGCATCAATGCCTTAATTGAGAGTAGCTCTATTGCTAAAGAAAACATTGATTACATGCTTTTACATCAAGCCAACCGTCGTATTTTAGATAAAATGGCCAGAAAGATTGATATGCCTCGAGAAAAATTTCTTGAGAATATGATGACTTATGGCAATACAAGTGGGGCAAGTATTCCCATCTTGTTATCAGAAGCTGTCCAAAATGGACAAATCACATTAGATGGTACCCAAACCATTTTGCTATCAGGATTTGGTGGCGGATTAACCTGGGGAAGTCTAATGCTTAAAATCTAG
- the accD gene encoding acetyl-CoA carboxylase, carboxyltransferase subunit beta, which produces MALFAKKDKYIRITPNNSLKGTLSRNVPEVPDELFAKCPACKHLIYQKDLGIEKICPNCSYNFRLSAYERLMLTIDKGSFEELYTDIESDNPLDFPNYTDKIVKTREKTGLHEAILTGKASIKDEKVALAIMDSNFIMASMGTVVGEKLTRLIEMATKEKLALVIFTASGGARMQEGTMSLMQMAKVSAAVKRHSNAGLFYLTVLTDPTTGGVTASFAMQGDIIIAEPQSLVGFAGRRVIETTVRENLPEDFQKAEFLLEHGFVDAIVKRTEMRDTIAHLVAFHGGSQ; this is translated from the coding sequence ATGGCTTTATTTGCAAAAAAAGATAAATACATCCGTATTACGCCTAATAATTCTTTAAAAGGAACATTGAGCAGAAATGTTCCAGAAGTACCAGATGAACTTTTTGCTAAGTGTCCTGCTTGTAAACATTTGATTTACCAAAAAGATCTGGGAATTGAAAAAATCTGTCCCAATTGTTCCTATAATTTTAGACTTTCTGCCTATGAACGTCTCATGTTAACAATAGACAAGGGCAGTTTTGAGGAATTGTATACTGATATTGAAAGTGATAATCCCTTAGATTTTCCTAACTATACTGATAAAATTGTAAAGACAAGAGAAAAAACAGGATTACACGAGGCAATCTTAACAGGGAAAGCCTCAATCAAGGATGAAAAAGTTGCTTTAGCTATTATGGATTCCAATTTTATTATGGCTAGTATGGGAACTGTTGTTGGCGAAAAATTAACTCGTTTGATTGAAATGGCCACAAAAGAAAAGCTAGCTTTAGTGATTTTTACCGCCTCAGGTGGTGCTCGTATGCAAGAAGGGACCATGAGTCTTATGCAAATGGCCAAAGTTTCTGCGGCTGTAAAAAGGCACTCGAATGCAGGTTTGTTTTACCTAACCGTTTTAACGGACCCTACAACAGGTGGAGTGACTGCTAGCTTTGCCATGCAAGGAGACATCATTATTGCTGAACCACAATCATTGGTTGGCTTTGCAGGTCGTCGTGTGATTGAAACAACGGTTAGAGAAAACCTTCCAGAGGACTTCCAAAAAGCAGAATTTTTATTAGAACATGGCTTTGTGGATGCTATTGTCAAACGAACAGAAATGCGTGATACAATTGCCCATTTAGTAGCTTTTCATGGAGGTAGTCAATGA
- the ldcB gene encoding LD-carboxypeptidase LdcB/DacB, with protein MSKKSVYVLLVLTLLLTACQKKSTYSEAKKNNSIQTDKQLPHKEVEQTEILHNGSYYYIKGKYDDIIIVNKRYPLAKSYHPGEDPKAKEAFEQLKQAMARQGFALSDHYSGFRSYEKQEELYATYVNQDGQENADRYSARPGYSEHQTGLAFDIIDSQGHLLEEEQASAWLLAHAPDYGFIVRYLKGQEASTGYQAESWHIRYIGKEAADIAKSGKTLEAYFHLKGGNYPN; from the coding sequence ATGTCAAAAAAATCTGTATATGTCCTTTTAGTATTGACCTTGTTACTCACAGCTTGTCAGAAAAAATCTACTTATTCAGAAGCCAAGAAGAATAATAGTATTCAAACAGATAAACAGTTACCTCATAAAGAAGTTGAGCAAACTGAAATTCTTCATAATGGCTCTTATTATTACATAAAAGGGAAGTATGATGACATTATTATTGTTAACAAACGTTATCCCTTGGCTAAAAGCTATCATCCAGGAGAAGACCCTAAGGCAAAAGAGGCATTTGAACAATTAAAACAGGCTATGGCCAGACAGGGATTTGCATTGAGTGATCACTACAGTGGTTTTAGAAGTTATGAAAAGCAAGAGGAGTTGTACGCGACCTATGTTAATCAAGACGGCCAAGAAAATGCTGATCGCTATTCAGCAAGACCAGGCTATAGCGAGCATCAGACAGGCCTGGCTTTTGACATCATTGATAGTCAAGGTCATCTCTTGGAAGAAGAGCAGGCTTCTGCTTGGTTGCTCGCACATGCTCCTGATTATGGCTTTATTGTCCGCTACCTCAAAGGCCAAGAGGCAAGTACTGGTTATCAGGCGGAAAGCTGGCATATCCGCTACATCGGCAAAGAGGCTGCTGATATTGCAAAATCTGGTAAGACTTTAGAAGCTTATTTTCACCTAAAAGGTGGTAACTACCCAAACTAA
- a CDS encoding acetyl-CoA carboxylase biotin carboxyl carrier protein — protein sequence MTIDELKDLMAQFDKSNLREFSFKNKDEEISFSKNDYQKIENHSPQAVVSEVENKEIVVETKQEEKVAEGQLVESPLVGVAYLSSSPGAAQFVSVGDQVKKGQTLLIIEAMKVMNELPAPCDGIVTEILVSNEEVVEFGKGLVRIK from the coding sequence GTGACAATTGACGAACTAAAGGATTTGATGGCTCAATTTGACAAGTCAAATCTTAGAGAATTTTCTTTTAAAAATAAAGACGAAGAAATTTCTTTTAGTAAAAATGATTATCAAAAAATAGAAAACCATTCACCACAAGCGGTGGTATCAGAAGTGGAAAACAAAGAGATAGTTGTTGAAACAAAACAAGAAGAAAAAGTAGCAGAAGGACAACTGGTTGAAAGCCCCTTAGTTGGTGTAGCTTACTTGTCATCAAGTCCAGGTGCAGCTCAATTTGTAAGTGTAGGAGATCAGGTTAAAAAGGGTCAAACCTTACTGATTATTGAAGCTATGAAAGTGATGAATGAATTACCAGCACCATGTGATGGTATCGTTACTGAAATCCTTGTTTCCAACGAAGAGGTTGTCGAATTTGGAAAAGGATTGGTACGCATTAAATGA
- the fabT gene encoding fatty acid biosynthesis transcriptional regulator FabT, translating to MEYDKINEYLVNVFNRILVIEEISLKTSQFSDVSLKEMHTIEIIGKFDQVTPSDIARELMVTLGTVTTSLNKLEAKGYIERTRSISDRRVVYLTLTKRGRLLDRLHAKFHKNMVGQVVADMDDEAMKALLRGLENLHQFLEDLI from the coding sequence TTGGAATATGATAAAATCAATGAGTATTTAGTAAATGTCTTCAATCGTATTTTAGTCATTGAAGAAATTAGTCTAAAAACGAGTCAATTTAGTGATGTGTCCTTAAAAGAAATGCACACAATTGAAATTATTGGCAAATTTGATCAAGTAACTCCAAGTGACATCGCCAGAGAATTAATGGTTACTTTAGGAACTGTTACAACTAGTCTCAATAAACTTGAGGCCAAAGGTTATATTGAACGCACTCGCTCTATTTCTGATAGACGTGTTGTTTACTTAACCCTTACTAAAAGAGGGAGACTGCTTGATAGACTCCATGCTAAATTTCATAAAAACATGGTTGGGCAAGTGGTTGCGGACATGGATGACGAAGCCATGAAAGCACTCCTTCGAGGGCTAGAAAATTTACATCAGTTTTTGGAGGACTTGATTTAA
- a CDS encoding acetyl-CoA carboxylase carboxyl transferase subunit alpha, which translates to MTEVGRILKEARDQGRLTALDYASQILDHFMELHGDRHFADDGAVIGGIGYLNGRPVTAIGIQKGSNLQDNLHRNFGQPNPEGYRKALRLMKQAEKFGRPVVTFINTAGAYPGVGAEERGQGEAIARNLLEMSDLKVPVIAIIIGEGGSGGALALAVADQVWMLENTIYAVLSPEGFASILWKDGSRATEAAELMKITAPELLEMQVIDRIIPERGYFTSEVVDKIKSQLSDSFDHLSQLPMEQLLEERYQRFRKF; encoded by the coding sequence ATGACTGAAGTTGGAAGAATTCTAAAAGAAGCTAGAGACCAAGGAAGATTAACAGCCCTTGATTATGCCTCACAAATTTTGGATCATTTTATGGAACTCCATGGTGATCGTCATTTTGCTGATGATGGTGCAGTTATTGGAGGCATTGGTTACCTTAATGGTCGTCCGGTGACAGCTATTGGTATTCAAAAAGGAAGTAACCTTCAAGATAACCTTCATCGAAACTTTGGGCAGCCAAATCCTGAGGGATACCGTAAGGCTTTGCGTTTAATGAAACAGGCTGAAAAATTTGGCCGTCCGGTTGTTACTTTTATCAATACAGCTGGTGCTTATCCAGGAGTCGGTGCTGAAGAGCGTGGGCAAGGAGAAGCTATTGCGCGCAATTTACTTGAAATGAGTGACCTCAAGGTACCTGTCATTGCTATTATTATAGGTGAGGGAGGCTCTGGTGGAGCACTTGCTTTAGCTGTAGCAGACCAAGTTTGGATGTTAGAAAATACGATTTATGCGGTCTTAAGTCCAGAGGGCTTTGCTTCCATTTTATGGAAAGATGGTTCAAGAGCAACAGAAGCAGCGGAGTTAATGAAAATTACTGCACCTGAATTATTGGAAATGCAAGTTATTGATCGCATTATCCCAGAACGAGGTTACTTCACTAGTGAAGTGGTTGATAAGATTAAATCACAATTAAGTGATAGTTTTGATCACTTAAGTCAACTTCCTATGGAGCAACTCTTGGAAGAACGCTATCAACGTTTTAGAAAATTTTAA